A section of the Gloeobacter violaceus PCC 7421 genome encodes:
- a CDS encoding sulfatase-like hydrolase/transferase produces MPNHLVQIIMDSCRFDSYEAAATPNMDKIGKGEARYSYASWTSPSHYAMLMGMVPHTSPRGVFASEVYKQEFTRWIDRLDMPDLSFKTFVPHLSLPKVLQDLGYETIARVSMPVLNQLTGMNRFFDDYKLMGNHNDFKSMVAEVEFEEDEPRFYFFNLGETHYPYMLSGEDLPHISGVHGVFKHMDESLKAGEGPVEAKFFEKDEMEQLHKQQIRCVEYIDGLLGELIEKCPPNTHFIVTADHGELFGEDGYFGHGPIMHPKCFEIPFLEGLRPA; encoded by the coding sequence ATGCCCAACCATCTCGTGCAGATCATCATGGACAGCTGCCGCTTTGACAGTTATGAAGCGGCGGCGACGCCCAACATGGACAAAATCGGCAAAGGGGAGGCGCGCTACAGCTACGCCTCGTGGACCTCGCCCTCCCATTACGCCATGCTCATGGGAATGGTGCCCCACACCAGCCCGCGGGGGGTCTTCGCCTCCGAAGTCTACAAGCAGGAATTTACCCGCTGGATCGACCGGCTCGATATGCCGGATCTGTCCTTCAAGACTTTCGTGCCGCACCTGTCGCTGCCGAAGGTGCTGCAGGATCTGGGCTACGAGACGATCGCCCGCGTCTCGATGCCGGTGCTCAACCAGTTGACGGGCATGAACCGCTTTTTTGACGATTACAAATTGATGGGCAACCACAACGACTTCAAGTCAATGGTGGCGGAAGTCGAATTCGAAGAGGACGAACCGCGGTTCTACTTCTTTAACCTCGGCGAGACCCATTACCCCTATATGCTCTCCGGCGAAGATTTGCCCCACATCTCAGGGGTGCACGGCGTCTTCAAGCACATGGACGAATCGCTCAAGGCGGGCGAGGGACCGGTAGAGGCCAAGTTCTTCGAAAAAGACGAGATGGAGCAGCTGCATAAGCAGCAGATCCGTTGCGTCGAGTACATCGACGGCCTGTTGGGGGAACTGATCGAGAAGTGCCCGCCCAACACCCACTTCATCGTCACCGCCGATCATGGCGAGTTGTTCGGTGAGGACGGTTATTTCGGCCACGGCCCGATCATGCACCCCAAGTGCTTTGAGATCCCCTTCCTCGAAGGTCTGCGCCCCGCCTAG
- a CDS encoding DUF4385 domain-containing protein, protein MTKFDYNLDYVHLDLRAHPELYRVGVGEQGVLLVEPYKSELLPHWRFRTPEVARASADKLFAMFLDYKAQSDFVGMDMARKFLQMGFTRARRYANHKGGRKWNEGRTEVLPMVQDPQKAEAAAIFYHMYRQAKEDPEYLRLKHEHQRRYG, encoded by the coding sequence GTGACGAAGTTCGACTACAACCTCGATTACGTGCACCTGGACCTGCGTGCCCATCCAGAACTCTACCGTGTGGGTGTGGGCGAGCAAGGGGTACTGCTCGTCGAGCCCTACAAAAGCGAACTGCTGCCTCACTGGCGCTTTCGCACGCCTGAGGTCGCACGCGCATCGGCGGACAAGCTTTTTGCGATGTTTCTTGATTACAAAGCCCAAAGCGACTTTGTCGGTATGGACATGGCACGCAAGTTTTTGCAGATGGGCTTCACCCGCGCCCGGCGTTACGCCAATCACAAAGGCGGACGCAAGTGGAACGAAGGGCGAACCGAGGTGTTACCGATGGTTCAAGACCCGCAAAAGGCCGAGGCGGCGGCTATTTTCTACCACATGTACCGCCAGGCCAAAGAAGATCCCGAGTACCTGCGCCTCAAGCACGAGCACCAGAGGCGCTACGGTTGA
- a CDS encoding aldo/keto reductase, translated as MEVTRMAAKGERRRFIQRFAAGAAMLAAGQALTAQRGQAQGAIPRRPFGKTGVQVSIIGLGGYHLGSAKSDAEAVRIVHAAMDAGVNFLDNAWEYRDGLSEERMGKALRGGRRQQALLMSKVCTHGRDRKVAMGQLEESLKRLGTDYLDLWQVHEVIYDNDPELHFAPGGVIEALEQAKKEGKVRYVGFTGHKDPAIHLKMLDKGYPFDACQLPLNCFDASFRSFEQQVLPRLNALGIAAIGMKSFGGSGEMLKKDLLSPADALRYAMSLPIATTVSGIESTAILEQNLRVARGFVPFDQKQLAAMRSQYATLAADGRFELYKTSKKYDGPPGREQHGFPADKELAS; from the coding sequence ATGGAAGTCACGCGGATGGCAGCAAAAGGGGAGCGCAGGCGATTTATCCAGCGTTTCGCGGCGGGGGCGGCGATGCTTGCGGCCGGTCAGGCGCTGACGGCACAGAGGGGGCAGGCCCAGGGGGCAATCCCGCGCCGTCCGTTCGGCAAGACGGGCGTGCAGGTGTCGATTATCGGATTGGGCGGCTACCACCTGGGTTCGGCCAAAAGCGATGCGGAAGCCGTCCGTATCGTCCATGCGGCGATGGATGCGGGGGTGAATTTCCTCGACAACGCCTGGGAGTATCGCGACGGCCTGAGCGAGGAGCGCATGGGCAAGGCGTTGCGCGGCGGGAGGCGGCAGCAGGCATTGTTGATGAGCAAAGTCTGCACCCACGGCAGGGACCGCAAAGTGGCCATGGGCCAGCTCGAAGAATCCCTCAAACGGCTGGGGACCGATTATCTCGATCTCTGGCAGGTCCACGAAGTGATCTACGACAACGACCCGGAGCTGCACTTTGCCCCGGGCGGTGTCATCGAAGCGCTGGAGCAGGCCAAAAAGGAAGGCAAAGTCCGCTACGTCGGCTTTACCGGTCACAAAGACCCGGCGATTCATCTGAAAATGCTCGACAAAGGTTATCCCTTCGACGCCTGCCAGTTGCCCCTCAACTGCTTCGATGCGAGCTTTCGCTCTTTCGAGCAGCAGGTGCTGCCGCGCCTGAATGCCCTGGGGATTGCCGCCATCGGCATGAAAAGTTTCGGCGGCAGCGGCGAAATGCTCAAAAAAGATCTGCTCTCCCCGGCGGACGCGCTGCGCTACGCGATGAGCCTGCCGATCGCCACCACCGTAAGCGGAATCGAATCGACGGCGATCTTGGAGCAAAATCTGCGGGTGGCCCGGGGCTTCGTCCCCTTCGACCAGAAGCAACTGGCGGCGATGCGCTCGCAGTACGCGACGCTCGCAGCCGACGGCCGCTTCGAGCTGTACAAGACTTCCAAAAAGTACGACGGCCCCCCCGGCCGCGAGCAGCACGGTTTCCCCGCGGACAAAGAACTGGCTTCTTGA
- a CDS encoding SMP-30/gluconolactonase/LRE family protein produces MAGIRYGVVIAAALAAAVTAETVPASTAVVSKWVTGLDKPQGLALVGKDICVVEQGAGRVVCYTPDGKNQTVAAKDLQRPSWSVEMDGVLYVAERNGNGLARVQSGQVSRLEGKITDPLGVVKDPGRKGSLLVVSHRTGEVSRYAPDGKGTLKKEEPPVTVNPREATYGWRDIAVAADGTTYVTDQGDKGVYRWAPGEKPTLWAKGFTDPSGLAISPAGDIYVTDIGSGQLVRLDKQGKPTVVADKLGKPREALFLDERTLLVSDEGEGNVYQVKLGS; encoded by the coding sequence ATGGCAGGTATCAGGTATGGAGTGGTGATCGCTGCGGCATTGGCCGCAGCAGTGACGGCCGAAACCGTCCCGGCGAGTACCGCCGTGGTGAGCAAGTGGGTGACGGGCCTTGACAAGCCCCAGGGCCTCGCGCTCGTCGGCAAAGACATCTGTGTGGTGGAGCAGGGGGCAGGCCGGGTGGTTTGCTACACCCCGGACGGCAAGAATCAGACGGTGGCGGCAAAGGACCTGCAGCGCCCGTCGTGGTCGGTCGAGATGGATGGGGTGCTCTACGTGGCCGAACGCAACGGCAACGGTCTCGCCCGCGTCCAGTCGGGGCAGGTGAGCCGCCTGGAAGGCAAGATCACCGACCCGCTGGGTGTGGTCAAAGATCCGGGCCGCAAAGGCTCGCTGCTGGTGGTCTCCCACCGCACGGGCGAGGTGAGCCGCTACGCGCCCGACGGCAAAGGCACCCTCAAGAAGGAAGAGCCGCCGGTGACGGTCAACCCGCGTGAAGCGACCTACGGCTGGCGCGATATTGCTGTTGCAGCCGACGGCACAACCTACGTCACCGACCAGGGCGACAAGGGCGTCTACCGCTGGGCACCGGGTGAGAAGCCGACGCTTTGGGCGAAGGGCTTCACCGACCCCAGCGGGCTGGCTATCTCTCCCGCCGGGGACATCTACGTCACCGACATCGGCAGCGGCCAGCTGGTGCGCCTGGACAAGCAGGGCAAACCGACCGTGGTGGCCGACAAGCTCGGCAAACCCCGCGAAGCCCTCTTTTTGGATGAACGGACGCTGCTGGTCAGCGACGAGGGCGAAGGCAACGTCTACCAGGTGAAGCTGGGCAGTTAG
- a CDS encoding HlyD family secretion protein: MYQPLQTCFRRDLVIDEVVKAGVKSYRIKDPASGETFEFGEEEFFLCQLMDGALTPRQIIEAFEARFGLKMSEEDFEPFCRQIGEYGLLERYSERRQTTATIVVSEAQPFAAGGAFEDTGEPGQGKKPKSDMPYKWYYPELAPVFVLFARLLEPFHLLFKLAFLLLIPTVPLTLITILNNQILFFQDFSEYYSPIDGLTKHMVNILVVNSISKVAQAVVASHYGVAVEQFGLQMLFGFFPRFTVGKGPLFRQLTREQQIWTFATPILVRLLLFVLGGLTWYLNHGSTNSMSAWAVSLCYMAFVDTVLDSNPLWPSDAYGVVVAYYRLPPSLFKRNRQIVERLLRLQWLPDTIPLGDRLRMTFFALVGEVVWLAFFAYITLHSAEALQKLVPDLLGEGLGILLFCLPFPFAIHWWLLVRDKTRTSKKASSSSPLGSDQAAITPAGKPDHLQLPEGEQANLQLASQASDGILEAPGSAPPRFGGGVNLWEVFRKGLPWLVLAAFVVILMLPYTYHYGGAIQLLPPRQQPIAVEVEGVLDKLYFKGGDQKLIKAGTTLALLRSVDTQNQVNTGLSDVRTREAALITAQEELRKLLSMPRPEEVQVARDQVSVARQEVSVAKSQLVTAKSKADFSAREAERNLKLSKEGVVSDQVYENAKREAETERIGVETAQESLASAGQRLEQAQSNLRLVMAGPHPQEISAARSKVEQERAELKRVQDQYAYYRQQLNFTKVVMPFNGYIITPNLDWKVGSRMQVGDVLGVAQHASRITGTIQMPEYQAGDGFKPGGEVEVKLWAYPTRSFAGKVASIEPVATSYNKNDPQNVTKSVEYGADPTELLKSTTRYVNVVVDFPQAKAEMKPGMTGYAKVTGETQPVFQAFSHPLVRFVTVELWSWLP; the protein is encoded by the coding sequence ATGTACCAGCCCCTTCAAACTTGCTTTCGCAGGGATCTCGTCATCGATGAGGTCGTCAAGGCGGGCGTCAAGTCCTACCGCATCAAGGACCCGGCGAGCGGGGAGACCTTCGAGTTTGGCGAGGAAGAGTTTTTTCTCTGTCAGCTGATGGACGGCGCCCTGACGCCGCGCCAGATTATCGAGGCCTTCGAGGCGCGCTTCGGCCTCAAGATGAGCGAAGAGGACTTCGAGCCTTTTTGTCGACAAATTGGCGAATACGGGTTGCTCGAGCGCTACAGCGAACGCCGACAGACGACAGCCACGATCGTTGTCTCCGAGGCGCAGCCCTTCGCGGCGGGGGGTGCCTTTGAAGATACAGGGGAGCCGGGGCAGGGCAAAAAGCCCAAAAGCGACATGCCCTACAAGTGGTACTACCCCGAGCTGGCGCCGGTGTTCGTGCTGTTTGCCCGCCTGCTCGAACCGTTCCACCTGCTCTTTAAGCTCGCGTTTTTGCTGCTCATCCCGACCGTCCCGCTGACGCTGATTACGATCCTCAACAACCAGATCCTGTTTTTTCAGGATTTTTCAGAGTACTACTCGCCCATCGACGGGTTGACCAAGCACATGGTCAACATCCTGGTGGTCAACAGCATCAGCAAAGTCGCCCAGGCCGTCGTCGCCTCCCATTACGGCGTGGCGGTCGAGCAGTTCGGTCTGCAGATGCTCTTCGGCTTTTTTCCGCGCTTCACCGTCGGCAAGGGGCCGCTGTTCCGCCAACTCACTCGCGAGCAGCAGATCTGGACCTTCGCGACTCCGATCCTCGTGCGCTTGCTGTTGTTTGTGTTGGGCGGCCTCACCTGGTACCTCAACCACGGTTCGACCAACAGCATGAGCGCCTGGGCCGTGTCGCTGTGTTATATGGCCTTCGTGGATACGGTGCTCGACTCCAACCCGCTCTGGCCGAGCGACGCCTACGGTGTGGTGGTGGCCTACTACCGGCTGCCGCCGAGTTTATTTAAGCGCAACCGCCAGATTGTCGAGCGTCTGTTGCGTCTGCAGTGGCTGCCGGACACCATTCCCCTGGGCGACCGGTTGCGGATGACTTTTTTTGCGCTGGTCGGCGAGGTGGTCTGGCTGGCGTTTTTTGCCTACATTACTCTGCACAGCGCCGAGGCGCTGCAAAAGCTGGTCCCCGATCTTTTGGGCGAAGGTCTGGGGATACTATTGTTTTGCCTGCCGTTCCCATTCGCTATCCATTGGTGGTTACTCGTGCGCGACAAAACTCGGACTTCTAAAAAAGCTTCTTCGTCGTCGCCCCTGGGTTCTGACCAGGCGGCGATCACCCCGGCGGGCAAGCCGGACCATCTGCAACTGCCGGAAGGGGAGCAGGCGAATTTGCAACTGGCCTCCCAGGCATCGGACGGCATTCTGGAGGCACCCGGATCGGCCCCGCCGCGCTTCGGCGGCGGCGTCAATCTTTGGGAAGTGTTCCGCAAAGGTCTGCCCTGGCTTGTCCTGGCGGCTTTTGTCGTGATTTTAATGCTGCCCTATACCTACCACTACGGCGGGGCGATCCAGCTGTTGCCTCCTCGCCAGCAGCCGATCGCCGTCGAAGTCGAAGGTGTGCTCGACAAGCTCTACTTCAAGGGCGGCGATCAAAAGCTGATCAAGGCCGGCACCACCCTCGCGCTCTTGCGCTCGGTGGACACCCAGAATCAGGTGAACACGGGCCTTTCGGACGTGCGCACCAGAGAGGCGGCCTTGATCACTGCGCAGGAAGAATTGCGCAAGTTGCTGAGCATGCCCCGGCCCGAGGAGGTGCAGGTGGCGCGCGATCAGGTGAGTGTCGCCCGCCAGGAAGTCTCGGTGGCCAAAAGCCAGCTGGTGACCGCCAAGAGCAAAGCCGACTTCAGCGCCCGCGAAGCGGAGCGCAACTTGAAACTCAGCAAAGAAGGGGTCGTCTCCGATCAAGTCTACGAAAACGCCAAGCGCGAAGCGGAGACCGAGCGCATCGGCGTCGAGACCGCCCAGGAGAGCCTGGCAAGCGCCGGGCAGCGCCTGGAGCAGGCCCAGTCGAATTTGCGCCTGGTGATGGCCGGTCCCCACCCGCAGGAGATTTCCGCCGCCCGCAGCAAAGTGGAGCAGGAGCGGGCCGAATTGAAGCGGGTCCAGGACCAGTACGCCTACTACCGCCAGCAGCTCAATTTCACCAAGGTGGTGATGCCCTTTAACGGCTACATCATCACCCCCAACCTCGACTGGAAGGTCGGTAGCCGCATGCAGGTGGGCGATGTGCTGGGAGTGGCCCAGCACGCCAGCCGCATCACCGGCACCATCCAGATGCCCGAGTACCAGGCGGGCGACGGCTTCAAGCCCGGCGGCGAGGTGGAAGTGAAGCTATGGGCCTACCCGACCCGTTCGTTTGCAGGCAAGGTGGCCTCGATCGAACCGGTGGCCACCTCCTACAACAAGAACGACCCCCAGAACGTCACCAAGAGCGTCGAGTACGGCGCCGACCCGACCGAGTTGCTCAAGAGCACGACGCGCTACGTGAACGTCGTGGTCGACTTCCCGCAAGCCAAAGCCGAGATGAAGCCGGGCATGACCGGTTACGCGAAGGTCACCGGCGAGACCCAGCCGGTCTTCCAGGCCTTCAGCCATCCGCTGGTGCGCTTTGTGACCGTCGAGCTGTGGTCCTGGTTGCCGTAG
- a CDS encoding TauD/TfdA family dioxygenase, whose protein sequence is MQTTTEKFGTTYEAAPGIGLFDLDFEWLIDAFRTTGYVYFSGFGADTETFKRFSKEFCTEFRPYVGGAYSRETIGGDKTLMSVTGHKLRFAVPMHGEMYYSLYRPSVLWFYCAAPALSGGETTVSDGIRFWKTLSPTTRELFRTQRLKYIRTYPDGTWQGIYQTDSLEEVTAIAAANRMAVHFGENRSVTTEFLASAFVGSPDGRHEVFINNILPVVGQERAGSSASLVRLEDGSAIPEAVISELQAVAEQITIALPWKSGDIAMINNSRAMHGRRTFADNQRDIYVRLGDAAFPL, encoded by the coding sequence ATGCAAACCACCACGGAAAAATTCGGAACGACCTACGAAGCCGCCCCCGGCATCGGCCTGTTTGACCTGGACTTTGAATGGCTGATCGACGCCTTTCGCACCACCGGCTACGTCTATTTCAGCGGCTTCGGGGCCGACACCGAAACGTTTAAGCGCTTCAGCAAAGAGTTCTGCACCGAATTTCGCCCCTACGTGGGCGGCGCCTACAGCCGCGAGACGATCGGCGGCGACAAGACTTTGATGTCGGTGACCGGTCATAAATTGCGCTTCGCCGTCCCAATGCACGGCGAGATGTACTACTCCCTCTACCGACCCTCGGTGCTCTGGTTCTACTGTGCCGCCCCGGCCCTGAGCGGCGGTGAGACCACGGTCTCGGACGGCATCCGCTTCTGGAAGACCTTGAGTCCCACCACCCGCGAACTGTTCCGCACCCAGCGGCTCAAGTATATCCGCACCTACCCGGACGGCACCTGGCAGGGCATCTACCAGACCGACAGCCTTGAGGAGGTGACCGCGATCGCGGCCGCCAACCGCATGGCGGTCCACTTCGGCGAGAACCGCAGCGTCACCACCGAATTTCTTGCTTCGGCCTTTGTGGGCAGCCCCGACGGCCGGCATGAGGTTTTCATCAACAACATCCTGCCGGTGGTGGGCCAGGAGCGGGCCGGTTCGAGCGCGAGCCTGGTGCGCCTGGAGGACGGTTCTGCGATCCCCGAGGCGGTGATAAGCGAGTTGCAGGCGGTGGCAGAGCAGATCACTATCGCCCTGCCCTGGAAGAGCGGCGACATCGCCATGATCAACAACAGCCGCGCCATGCACGGGCGGCGGACTTTTGCCGACAATCAGCGCGACATCTACGTGCGCCTCGGCGACGCCGCTTTCCCGCTGTAG
- a CDS encoding sulfotransferase family protein, whose translation MPTAPPIVILSATCSGSSPLSAMLGQHPEAYGVPEINLLMARTVEELVLLLQGPRQFQIHGLLRAVAQLYSGEQTLNAVAMARRWLSNRYYAQTTEVLAELCARVAPLRLVDPSPVYAAEPERLSRLYEAFPEAHFVHLLRHPRAQGEAVMAIAGGALAINDGAFEFVAKKPVLDAQRTWFTFNDNIRRFLTDVPASQQTAVHWEAVASRPTSTLRDLCRGLGLSWSEEIGQAMLHPEHSSYAGFGPYSTHLGHDPHFLRNPYFSEQPEGHFSLEDSLAWRADGKGFYPEIQELARQMGYD comes from the coding sequence ATGCCGACCGCCCCACCGATAGTCATCCTCTCGGCCACCTGCAGCGGCAGTTCGCCCCTTTCGGCGATGCTCGGCCAGCACCCGGAAGCTTACGGGGTGCCCGAGATCAACTTGCTGATGGCCCGCACCGTCGAAGAACTGGTGCTGCTGTTGCAGGGGCCGCGCCAGTTTCAGATCCACGGGCTATTGCGCGCCGTCGCCCAGCTCTACAGCGGCGAGCAGACCCTCAACGCCGTCGCCATGGCCCGCCGCTGGCTCTCCAACCGCTACTACGCCCAGACCACCGAGGTGCTCGCGGAGTTGTGCGCGCGGGTGGCGCCTTTGCGGCTGGTCGATCCGAGCCCGGTCTATGCCGCCGAACCGGAGCGGCTCTCAAGACTTTACGAAGCTTTTCCGGAGGCTCACTTTGTGCACCTGCTGCGCCATCCGCGCGCCCAGGGCGAGGCGGTGATGGCGATCGCCGGGGGGGCGCTTGCCATCAACGACGGGGCCTTCGAATTTGTCGCCAAAAAACCGGTCCTAGATGCCCAGCGCACCTGGTTTACGTTCAACGACAACATCCGCCGTTTTCTGACAGATGTCCCTGCCTCCCAGCAGACGGCCGTGCACTGGGAGGCGGTCGCAAGCCGTCCCACTTCCACCCTGCGCGATCTGTGCCGGGGGCTGGGACTGAGTTGGAGCGAGGAGATTGGCCAGGCGATGCTGCACCCGGAGCACTCCTCCTACGCCGGGTTCGGCCCCTACAGCACCCACCTCGGACACGACCCCCATTTTTTGCGCAATCCATACTTTTCAGAACAGCCCGAAGGGCACTTCTCGCTGGAAGACTCGCTCGCCTGGCGGGCGGACGGAAAGGGTTTTTATCCGGAAATTCAGGAACTGGCGCGTCAGATGGGTTACGACTAA
- a CDS encoding tetratricopeptide repeat protein → MAGFTPKLKKVTKANSRDRLKLAGTLFREKRYDEALEEATAILEEEPSSLQALMLTGSVYLKTKRFDEALDAFQKALRVDPLSPQACLGIGMAHLRKKDYKQATVAFESALKLDPKSAKAYITLGMSALGQEHYDLAIQYFNKALRFDPQAEMARILISRAYKKLGKPGDAVSTLETAVKLNPKSGMANMSLASFYLQNKDYTSAEAALQRVLEARGDKPAPTIMLSLADLYVQTDRTEEAGDILRALPSAPKLQARKHKLFGDLYTKQGLLKEAAEEYRAASLMASDDDEIDDVDLDGLVEAGSASWQELASTYRATATESISRK, encoded by the coding sequence ATGGCAGGATTTACTCCAAAGCTTAAAAAAGTTACAAAGGCGAACTCGCGCGACCGTCTGAAGCTCGCCGGGACTCTGTTTCGAGAAAAGCGTTACGACGAAGCCCTCGAGGAAGCCACTGCCATTTTGGAAGAAGAACCTTCCTCCCTGCAGGCCCTGATGTTGACGGGCAGCGTTTACCTGAAGACCAAGCGCTTCGACGAAGCCCTGGACGCCTTTCAAAAAGCGCTCAGAGTCGATCCGCTCTCGCCGCAGGCTTGCCTCGGTATCGGTATGGCCCACCTGCGCAAAAAAGACTACAAGCAGGCGACGGTGGCCTTCGAGAGTGCCCTCAAGCTCGATCCCAAATCGGCCAAGGCCTATATCACCCTGGGCATGTCGGCCCTCGGCCAGGAGCACTACGATCTGGCCATCCAGTACTTCAACAAGGCGCTGCGCTTCGATCCGCAGGCGGAGATGGCCCGAATCTTGATCTCGCGCGCCTACAAGAAGCTCGGCAAGCCGGGCGACGCCGTCAGTACCCTCGAGACCGCCGTCAAGCTCAACCCCAAGAGCGGCATGGCCAACATGTCGCTGGCGAGCTTCTACTTGCAGAACAAAGACTACACTTCCGCCGAGGCCGCTTTGCAGAGGGTGCTCGAAGCGCGGGGCGACAAACCGGCCCCGACGATCATGCTGTCGCTTGCGGATCTGTACGTCCAGACCGACCGCACCGAGGAAGCGGGCGACATCCTGCGCGCCCTGCCCTCGGCGCCCAAGCTGCAGGCGCGCAAGCACAAGCTCTTCGGCGATCTCTACACCAAGCAGGGTCTGCTCAAGGAAGCGGCGGAGGAATACCGCGCCGCGAGCTTGATGGCCTCCGACGACGATGAAATCGACGATGTCGACCTCGACGGTCTGGTGGAAGCCGGTTCGGCCAGCTGGCAGGAACTGGCGAGCACCTACCGGGCGACGGCCACCGAGTCGATCTCGCGCAAGTAA
- a CDS encoding Uma2 family endonuclease, with the protein MAQSPVAFVTLEAFLRLPETKPACEYIDGRILQKPMPQGKHSTLQAELVIAVDAAAKPRRIARAFPELRCTFDGRSVVPDIAVFAWERIPIDEQAEIANVFDRAPDWTIEMLSPEQSQTRVTGNILHCLEHGCRMGWLVDPAERSVLVYPPGRQPMLLNVPTAPLPVPEPISDLRLSVGEVFGWLSTVPGA; encoded by the coding sequence GTGGCGCAATCACCGGTCGCCTTCGTCACGTTGGAAGCGTTCCTGCGCCTTCCGGAAACCAAACCCGCCTGCGAATATATCGACGGTCGGATTCTTCAAAAGCCGATGCCCCAGGGCAAACACAGCACACTGCAGGCCGAACTGGTGATTGCCGTCGACGCTGCGGCCAAACCCCGGCGAATTGCAAGGGCTTTTCCAGAACTACGTTGTACGTTTGACGGGCGTTCGGTGGTTCCGGATATCGCCGTGTTTGCCTGGGAACGCATTCCTATCGACGAACAAGCCGAGATCGCCAACGTTTTCGACCGCGCTCCCGATTGGACCATCGAAATGCTTTCTCCGGAGCAAAGTCAGACCCGGGTCACCGGCAACATCCTCCATTGCCTGGAGCACGGTTGTCGAATGGGTTGGCTTGTCGATCCCGCCGAGCGCTCCGTGCTGGTGTATCCGCCTGGACGTCAGCCGATGTTGCTGAACGTCCCAACTGCTCCGCTACCGGTGCCGGAGCCAATCTCCGATTTGCGCTTGAGCGTCGGCGAGGTATTCGGTTGGCTGAGCACTGTGCCCGGCGCCTAA
- a CDS encoding c-type cytochrome, producing MRWVWTVGAVSISVLGAGVILAEAQPDLAAGEKIFKANCAACHAGGNNIVEPEKTLKKEALAHFGMGSPAAIIQQVTGGKNAMPAFGGELSTEEIRQVASYVLEMADKDWQK from the coding sequence ATGCGGTGGGTGTGGACAGTGGGGGCAGTGAGCATTTCGGTGCTGGGAGCGGGGGTGATCCTGGCCGAGGCACAGCCGGATCTAGCGGCGGGAGAGAAGATCTTCAAAGCCAACTGTGCGGCTTGCCACGCCGGGGGGAACAATATCGTGGAGCCGGAGAAGACGCTCAAAAAGGAGGCGCTCGCTCACTTCGGGATGGGTTCGCCAGCGGCGATTATCCAGCAAGTCACCGGCGGCAAAAACGCCATGCCTGCCTTTGGGGGTGAACTGAGCACCGAGGAGATCCGGCAGGTGGCTTCCTACGTGCTGGAGATGGCAGATAAAGACTGGCAGAAATAA
- a CDS encoding sulfotransferase family protein, which yields MTPPRSFSSVVCALLGRHPDLYGFPELNLFKTDTIEELNFARIQRRWPTAMDGLARTLAEIHEGTQDELSVHRARVWINEHMHLGCKEVFNYVLDYVNPKIGVDKSPTTILKVENMERAFHMFPKARFLHLTRHPVTSAKSIAEFLSVIIQTREQVGAMQAKVGWSVDPAFLSDEEEDLKGNKPVKVSPLKLWLSAHTKIMNFMERLPLGQGMRIRGEDLLSDLDIYLPQIAEWLGVRTDQEAIDEMKSPEESPYARTGPINAPFGNDPKFLANPKLRSSKVPIPPLKGTFEWAVDTDTAREIQELAQQMGY from the coding sequence TTGACACCTCCACGCTCGTTTTCGTCGGTCGTCTGCGCGCTCCTGGGCCGACACCCGGATCTGTACGGTTTTCCGGAGCTGAATTTATTCAAGACCGACACGATCGAAGAACTGAATTTTGCCCGCATCCAGCGGCGCTGGCCCACGGCCATGGACGGCCTCGCCCGCACCCTGGCCGAAATCCACGAAGGGACGCAAGACGAGCTGTCGGTGCACCGGGCGCGCGTCTGGATCAACGAACACATGCACCTGGGTTGCAAAGAAGTGTTCAACTATGTACTCGATTATGTAAATCCTAAGATCGGCGTAGACAAATCTCCGACCACGATCTTAAAAGTCGAGAACATGGAGCGGGCCTTCCACATGTTTCCGAAGGCCCGTTTTTTGCATCTGACCCGCCACCCGGTCACCTCCGCCAAGTCGATCGCCGAATTTCTCTCGGTGATCATCCAGACGCGCGAGCAGGTGGGGGCAATGCAGGCCAAGGTGGGCTGGAGCGTCGATCCGGCCTTTCTGTCGGACGAAGAGGAAGACCTCAAGGGCAATAAACCGGTGAAGGTGAGCCCGCTCAAGCTCTGGCTGAGCGCCCACACCAAGATTATGAACTTCATGGAGCGGCTGCCCTTGGGGCAGGGCATGCGCATCCGCGGCGAGGATCTGCTCTCGGATCTCGATATTTATTTGCCGCAGATCGCCGAGTGGCTGGGGGTGCGCACCGATCAAGAGGCGATCGACGAGATGAAATCGCCCGAAGAATCGCCCTACGCCCGCACCGGTCCCATCAATGCCCCCTTCGGCAACGATCCGAAGTTTTTGGCCAACCCAAAATTGCGCAGCAGCAAAGTGCCCATCCCGCCCCTCAAGGGCACCTTCGAGTGGGCCGTCGACACCGACACCGCCCGCGAGATCCAGGAGCTGGCCCAGCAGATGGGGTACTAA